Proteins encoded within one genomic window of Tabrizicola piscis:
- a CDS encoding monovalent cation:proton antiporter-2 (CPA2) family protein has translation MATESAGVDLPAIVTLLGAAVVAVPLFKRAGLGSVLGYLAAGLAIGPYGAGLFSDPMAILHVAELGVVMFLFIIGLEMQPSRLWSMRRDIFGLGLAQVLLSMALLSLVGLALGYPFAPALVAGTGFVLTSTAIVMQMLEERGDISAPKGQRIVSILLLEDLAIVPLLAMVAFLAPGGETVTLADRAQGIALGLGAIAALILAGRYLLNPIFSLLAAAQAREVMTAAALLIVLGAALWMQVGGLSAAMGAFLAGVLLSESSYRHQLEADVEPFRGLLLGLFFLAVGMALDLSVVARNWQLILTAVVALTALKMFAIYVVARAFKASHREAVERLVLMAQGGEFAFVLYAAALSVGLINVEENAILTAVIILSMVMTPLFILLHDRLMPKPQVSVEGLPAPEDDGAAVLLIGFGRFGQVVTQPLLRMGHRLTIIDTDPEAITTARDFGFKVYFGDGTRLDILHAAGASHARAVVIAIDNPGAAVRIAEMLRHECPLIPVFARSFDRRHSIELIKAGVDEPMRETFESAILMGAKLLRHLGAEDDRVEETLNEVRLRDADRFALQLAGDIYAGRNLMIGNAGMAVENSG, from the coding sequence ATGGCCACTGAAAGCGCAGGCGTCGATCTTCCCGCCATCGTCACCCTTCTGGGTGCCGCTGTCGTCGCGGTCCCGCTGTTCAAGCGCGCGGGTCTGGGGTCTGTCCTTGGCTATCTGGCGGCAGGCCTTGCCATCGGCCCCTACGGCGCGGGCCTCTTCTCTGATCCCATGGCCATCCTGCATGTGGCCGAACTTGGCGTGGTGATGTTTCTGTTCATCATCGGGCTGGAAATGCAGCCCTCGCGCTTGTGGTCCATGCGGCGTGATATCTTCGGCCTCGGTCTGGCACAGGTCCTGCTGTCGATGGCCCTTCTGTCCCTTGTCGGGCTCGCCCTTGGCTATCCTTTCGCGCCTGCACTGGTGGCGGGCACGGGGTTTGTCCTGACCTCGACCGCCATCGTCATGCAGATGCTTGAGGAACGCGGCGACATCTCGGCCCCGAAGGGCCAGCGCATCGTCTCGATCCTGCTGCTGGAAGACCTTGCCATCGTCCCCCTCCTCGCCATGGTGGCCTTCCTTGCCCCGGGTGGCGAGACCGTCACCCTTGCCGATCGGGCGCAGGGCATCGCCCTTGGCCTTGGGGCCATCGCCGCGCTGATCCTGGCGGGGCGTTACCTGCTCAACCCGATCTTCTCGCTCCTCGCCGCCGCCCAAGCGCGCGAGGTGATGACCGCCGCTGCCCTGCTGATCGTCCTTGGTGCGGCACTGTGGATGCAGGTGGGCGGGCTTTCTGCCGCGATGGGGGCGTTCCTTGCCGGGGTCCTTCTGTCGGAATCCTCCTACCGCCATCAGCTGGAAGCGGACGTCGAGCCGTTCCGCGGCCTCCTCCTTGGCCTCTTTTTCCTTGCGGTCGGCATGGCGCTGGACCTGTCGGTCGTTGCCCGCAACTGGCAACTGATCCTCACGGCTGTCGTCGCGCTGACGGCGCTGAAGATGTTCGCCATCTACGTCGTGGCGCGCGCCTTCAAGGCCAGCCATCGTGAGGCTGTCGAACGTTTGGTCCTGATGGCCCAAGGGGGTGAGTTTGCCTTCGTCCTCTACGCCGCCGCCCTTTCGGTCGGTCTGATCAACGTTGAGGAAAACGCCATCCTGACCGCCGTCATCATCCTGTCCATGGTGATGACCCCGCTGTTCATCCTGTTGCATGACCGGCTGATGCCGAAACCGCAGGTGTCGGTCGAAGGTCTTCCTGCGCCGGAAGATGACGGTGCTGCGGTCCTGCTCATCGGCTTTGGCCGTTTTGGTCAGGTGGTCACCCAACCCCTGTTGCGGATGGGTCATCGCCTGACAATCATCGACACCGACCCCGAGGCGATCACCACCGCCCGCGACTTTGGTTTCAAGGTCTATTTCGGCGATGGCACCCGGCTGGACATCCTGCATGCCGCCGGGGCCTCCCACGCCCGCGCCGTTGTCATCGCCATCGACAATCCCGGTGCCGCCGTTCGCATTGCCGAGATGCTGCGCCACGAATGTCCCCTGATCCCGGTCTTCGCCCGCAGCTTCGACCGCCGCCATTCCATCGAACTGATCAAGGCGGGGGTGGATGAACCGATGCGCGAAACCTTCGAATCAGCCATCTTGATGGGCGCAAAACTACTGCGCCACCTTGGGGCCGAGGATGACAGGGTCGAGGAAACCCTGAACGAGGTGCGCCTCCGCGACGCGGACCGCTTTGCCCTGCAGCTTGCGGGCGACATTTATGCCGGGCGGAACCTGATGATCGGCAATGCCGGAATGGCGGTGGAAAACTCCGGCTGA
- a CDS encoding DUF1194 domain-containing protein, translated as MRVVAFGISSVHEVMMLRLCWPLLLWGTAASAECRLALALAVDVSRSIDAVDYAIQTEGMATALQDAEVQAAIFSPEGKVALAVYFWSGSGHQQMVQDWVLLEGPEDLDRVVWALRGTVRPDVRLPTALGAALVFGAGLMAEAPPCARRVLDVAGDGRNNEGISVRTAYDRADFGSVVVNALAVGEHEQDVTRYFRDEVIRGPGAFVEVAPRQVDYPPAIRRKLLRELEGPKIGDAGPDRLGKNAKS; from the coding sequence ATGCGTGTTGTGGCTTTCGGAATATCCTCTGTGCACGAGGTGATGATGCTGCGCCTGTGCTGGCCACTTTTGCTGTGGGGGACTGCCGCTTCGGCAGAGTGTCGGCTGGCGCTGGCGCTTGCCGTGGACGTGTCACGGTCGATTGACGCGGTGGACTACGCGATCCAGACCGAGGGGATGGCGACGGCATTGCAGGACGCCGAGGTGCAGGCGGCGATCTTTTCGCCTGAAGGTAAGGTGGCACTGGCGGTATATTTCTGGAGCGGGTCGGGGCATCAGCAGATGGTGCAGGACTGGGTGCTGCTTGAGGGCCCCGAGGATCTGGACCGCGTGGTCTGGGCACTGCGCGGCACTGTGCGGCCCGACGTGCGCTTGCCAACGGCGCTGGGGGCCGCGCTGGTCTTTGGTGCCGGGCTGATGGCGGAAGCCCCGCCTTGCGCGCGCCGGGTGCTGGATGTGGCGGGCGATGGGCGCAACAACGAAGGGATTTCGGTTCGCACCGCCTATGATCGGGCGGATTTCGGCAGTGTTGTTGTGAATGCGCTGGCCGTGGGCGAACATGAACAGGACGTCACCCGATACTTCCGCGATGAGGTGATCCGGGGGCCGGGGGCCTTTGTCGAAGTGGCACCGCGTCAGGTGGATTATCCGCCGGCAATCCGCCGCAAGCTGTTGCGGGAACTGGAGGGGCCAAAGATCGGGGATGCAGGCCCAGACCGCCTTGGAAAGAATGCGAAATCCTGA
- a CDS encoding L,D-transpeptidase, translating into MRGFFAALALGLAVGATQAGTALADRVVARVSISSQTMKVYHEGRHLFTWSVSTARSGKITPTGVYAPEFLSKNHRSSRYNNAPMPYAIFYDGHYAIHGTDQIKRLGAPASAGCVRLHPDNAAILFQMVRAEGMDNMRVEIVQ; encoded by the coding sequence ATGCGCGGGTTTTTCGCAGCTTTGGCCTTGGGGCTGGCAGTAGGGGCAACACAGGCCGGGACGGCGCTGGCTGACCGGGTTGTGGCCCGAGTTTCAATCTCGTCCCAGACGATGAAGGTCTATCACGAGGGGCGGCATCTGTTCACTTGGTCGGTGTCGACGGCGCGGTCGGGGAAGATCACCCCGACCGGGGTTTACGCGCCCGAGTTCTTGTCCAAGAACCACCGCTCCAGCCGCTATAACAACGCCCCGATGCCCTACGCGATCTTCTACGATGGGCATTACGCGATCCACGGGACCGACCAGATCAAACGGCTTGGGGCGCCTGCCTCGGCTGGCTGCGTGCGGTTGCACCCGGACAATGCGGCGATCCTGTTCCAGATGGTGCGCGCCGAAGGCATGGACAACATGCGGGTCGAGATCGTCCAATAA
- a CDS encoding inositol monophosphatase family protein → MQGSANLNLMIKAARKAGRSLVKDFREVENLQVSTKGPGDFVSKADREAERLIKEELLGGRPTYGWLGEETGGAAGADPTRRWIVDPLDGTTNFLHGMPHWAVSIALEHKGEIVSAVVYDPAKDEMFWAEKGSGCWLNDNRRLRVSGRRAMHEAVFATGVPFGAKSTLPAMLQDLARLMPATAGVRRWGAAALDLAYVAAGRFDGYWERELSAWDVAAGILLVKEAGGMVEGLRKGQDPLDGALIAGNDGLFDAFAGVIRG, encoded by the coding sequence ATGCAAGGCTCGGCCAACCTCAACCTGATGATCAAGGCCGCGCGCAAGGCGGGCCGTAGCCTGGTGAAGGACTTTCGCGAGGTCGAGAACCTGCAGGTGTCCACCAAGGGGCCGGGGGATTTCGTGTCCAAGGCCGACCGCGAGGCGGAGCGGTTGATCAAGGAAGAACTGCTGGGCGGGCGGCCGACCTACGGCTGGCTGGGCGAGGAAACCGGGGGCGCGGCGGGGGCTGATCCGACGCGGCGCTGGATCGTTGATCCCTTGGACGGGACCACGAACTTTCTGCACGGGATGCCACATTGGGCCGTGTCGATCGCGCTGGAGCACAAGGGCGAGATCGTGTCGGCTGTGGTTTACGACCCGGCGAAGGATGAGATGTTCTGGGCCGAAAAGGGTTCGGGTTGCTGGCTGAACGACAACCGCCGCCTGCGGGTGTCCGGCCGCCGCGCGATGCATGAGGCGGTCTTTGCGACCGGCGTGCCGTTTGGGGCGAAAAGCACCCTGCCCGCCATGCTGCAGGACTTGGCCCGGTTGATGCCAGCCACGGCGGGTGTGCGGCGCTGGGGCGCGGCGGCGCTGGATCTGGCCTATGTCGCGGCGGGGCGGTTTGATGGGTACTGGGAGCGCGAGCTTTCGGCTTGGGACGTGGCGGCGGGCATCCTGCTGGTCAAGGAAGCCGGTGGCATGGTCGAAGGCCTGCGCAAAGGGCAAGACCCGCTGGATGGCGCGTTGATCGCCGGGAACGATGGTCTGTTTGACGCCTTCGCGGGCGTGATCCGGGGCTGA
- a CDS encoding rhomboid family intramembrane serine protease translates to MFPIRDHNPSGKTPYVTIALIAINILVFLGYFVGKNDFQLQFFFLEWGLVPARIMAGEGYETIVTSMFLHGGWMHLAGNMLFLWIYGDNLEEEMGHLPFLFFYLAAGVAAAGLQAFADLRSVIPMVGASGAIAGVMGGYLLLFPRAKVDVLFIFVIFFRIFAIPAWIVLGLWFGIQIFAGLSTPSDAGGVAYWAHAGGFIAGMVLTVPLWLRRGAEGYWKATQGHPPHPETQFEAARSSVPIIPRRRN, encoded by the coding sequence ATGTTTCCGATCCGCGATCATAATCCTTCGGGAAAAACGCCCTATGTGACGATCGCCCTGATTGCGATCAACATACTGGTTTTCCTTGGCTACTTCGTCGGCAAGAACGACTTCCAGCTGCAGTTCTTCTTTCTGGAATGGGGCCTTGTCCCCGCCCGCATCATGGCGGGCGAGGGGTATGAGACTATTGTCACCTCGATGTTCCTGCACGGCGGCTGGATGCATCTTGCGGGCAACATGCTGTTTTTGTGGATCTATGGCGACAATCTGGAAGAAGAGATGGGGCATCTTCCCTTCCTGTTCTTCTACCTTGCCGCCGGTGTTGCCGCCGCTGGCTTGCAGGCTTTTGCCGACCTGCGTTCCGTCATCCCGATGGTCGGGGCCTCGGGCGCGATTGCCGGGGTGATGGGGGGCTATCTACTGCTGTTTCCCCGGGCAAAGGTGGATGTGCTGTTCATCTTCGTGATCTTTTTCCGGATATTTGCGATCCCGGCGTGGATCGTTCTGGGCCTGTGGTTCGGGATCCAGATCTTCGCCGGCCTGTCCACCCCAAGCGATGCCGGCGGGGTTGCGTATTGGGCGCATGCGGGTGGCTTCATCGCGGGGATGGTGCTGACGGTACCGCTCTGGCTGCGGCGCGGGGCTGAGGGATACTGGAAAGCGACCCAAGGCCATCCGCCGCACCCCGAGACCCAGTTCGAGGCAGCACGCTCATCCGTGCCGATCATTCCCCGCCGCCGGAACTAG
- the putA gene encoding bifunctional proline dehydrogenase/L-glutamate gamma-semialdehyde dehydrogenase PutA produces the protein MHTDSALSSRSVIQTESLADETGLVRRLVAEAALDAPARAKITASGADLVTRIRASAKPGLMEVFLAEYGLSTDEGIALMCLAEALLRVPDAETMDALIEDKIAPSDWGRHLGKSASSLVNASTWALMLTGKVLDDAEGGITRHLRAAVKRLGEPVIRTAVSRAMKEMGRNFVLGETIDKAMDRAQDLEAKGYTYSYDMLGEAARTEADARRYHLSYSRAITAIARAAKGNDIRTNPGISVKLSALHPRYEVAKRARVMEELVPRVRALASLAKAAGLGFNIDAEEADRLALSLEVIEATLSDPALKGWDGFGVVVQAYGRRAGAVIDWLHALATRLDRKIMIRLVKGAYWDAEVKRAQVLGLTSFPVFTRKQATDVSYIANARKLLTLTDRIYPQFATHNAHTVAAVLHLAGEIGVTPLDYEFQRLHGMGERLHDIVLTDQSTRCRIYAPVGAHRDLLAYLVRRLLENGANSSFVNQIVDEDVPPATVAACPLTMVEGLTAIPSPALATGPGLFAPRRNSKGWDVTDASDLMAIEAARSAHAEVTFDAAPRLAGRFVGGLQQTVLNPATGALVGHVLTAAQPDVDTALRLAEPWSAAAPDRATVLNRAADRLEADHGRIFALLAREAGKTLADAIAELREAVDFLRYYAAGATALANPARGTFACISPWNFPLAIFCGQIGAALAAGNAVLAKPAEQTPLIATLAIDHLHAAGVPKTALQLLPGDGSIGAALTRDSRVNGVAFTGSTATAQAIRRSMADHLDPTAPLIAETGGLNAMLVDSTALPEQAVRDILASSFQSAGQRCSALRCLYVQEDVADTVTEMLFGAMDDLALGDPWHLATDVGPVIDAEAQAGIRSYIDAARSEGRILKELAAPGQGTFIAPTVLSVGGIADMPREIFGPVLHIATFKAQQIDAVVEAINATGYGLTFGLHSRIDDRVQRIVDGLHMGNTYVNRNQIGAVVGSQPFGGEGLSGTGPKAGGPHYLGRFTIAPTPEAAPSDATTTVKDIAMALAAPQPALAPVVCDLPGPTGESNRLMLTPRAPLLCLGPGREAALEQAAEVRRLGGHAVEAPGLAPEALATLHGFSGALWWGDTDAGRAYARSLASRAGAILPLIGAPDTGHVSLERHLCIDTTASGGNAQLLAAVADA, from the coding sequence GCGCGCGCAAAAATTACCGCCAGCGGGGCCGACCTTGTCACCCGCATCCGCGCCAGCGCCAAGCCCGGGTTGATGGAGGTGTTTCTGGCCGAATATGGCCTTTCCACCGACGAGGGCATCGCCCTGATGTGTCTGGCCGAGGCGCTGCTCCGCGTCCCCGATGCCGAAACGATGGATGCCCTGATCGAAGACAAGATCGCCCCCTCTGACTGGGGCCGCCATCTGGGCAAATCCGCCTCCAGCCTCGTCAACGCCTCCACCTGGGCGCTGATGCTGACCGGAAAGGTGCTGGACGATGCCGAAGGCGGCATCACCCGCCACCTCCGCGCCGCGGTAAAGCGTCTGGGCGAACCGGTCATCCGCACCGCCGTGTCGCGGGCGATGAAGGAAATGGGACGGAATTTCGTTCTGGGCGAAACTATCGACAAGGCGATGGACCGGGCCCAGGATCTTGAAGCCAAAGGCTATACCTACAGCTACGACATGCTGGGCGAAGCCGCCCGCACCGAAGCCGACGCGCGGCGCTATCACCTGAGTTACTCCCGCGCGATCACCGCCATCGCCCGCGCGGCCAAGGGCAATGACATCCGCACCAATCCCGGCATTTCGGTCAAGCTCTCCGCGCTTCACCCGCGCTACGAGGTCGCCAAACGGGCCCGCGTGATGGAGGAACTGGTACCCCGGGTCCGCGCGCTGGCCTCCCTTGCCAAAGCCGCCGGCCTCGGCTTCAACATCGACGCCGAGGAAGCCGACCGTCTTGCCCTTTCGCTGGAAGTGATCGAAGCCACCCTCTCCGACCCCGCCCTCAAAGGCTGGGACGGCTTTGGCGTCGTCGTGCAAGCCTACGGCCGCAGGGCAGGGGCGGTGATCGACTGGCTCCACGCCCTTGCCACCCGGCTTGATCGCAAGATCATGATCCGCCTCGTGAAAGGCGCCTATTGGGACGCCGAGGTGAAGCGCGCCCAAGTCCTTGGCCTGACCTCGTTCCCGGTCTTCACCCGCAAGCAGGCGACCGATGTCAGCTATATCGCCAACGCCCGCAAACTGCTGACCCTGACGGACAGGATCTATCCCCAGTTCGCCACGCACAACGCCCACACGGTGGCCGCAGTCCTGCACTTGGCGGGCGAAATCGGCGTCACCCCTCTCGACTACGAATTCCAGCGCCTGCACGGCATGGGCGAACGGCTGCATGACATTGTGCTGACCGACCAGTCCACCCGCTGCCGCATCTACGCCCCCGTCGGCGCGCACCGTGACCTGTTGGCCTACCTCGTCCGGCGGCTTCTGGAAAACGGCGCGAACTCCAGCTTCGTCAACCAGATCGTCGATGAGGACGTGCCCCCCGCAACCGTGGCGGCCTGCCCGCTGACCATGGTCGAAGGCCTGACCGCGATCCCCAGCCCCGCACTTGCAACCGGCCCCGGACTTTTCGCCCCGCGCCGCAACAGCAAGGGCTGGGACGTGACCGATGCGTCCGACCTCATGGCGATCGAGGCTGCCCGCTCTGCCCACGCCGAGGTGACCTTCGACGCCGCCCCCCGGCTTGCGGGGCGTTTTGTCGGCGGCCTGCAACAGACGGTCCTGAACCCGGCCACAGGCGCGCTCGTGGGCCATGTCCTGACCGCCGCCCAACCCGACGTAGACACCGCCCTGCGACTGGCCGAGCCATGGTCCGCCGCCGCACCGGACCGCGCCACAGTCCTCAACCGCGCCGCTGACCGGCTTGAGGCCGATCACGGCCGCATCTTCGCCCTTCTGGCGCGCGAGGCGGGGAAGACCTTGGCAGACGCCATCGCCGAACTGCGGGAAGCGGTTGATTTCCTGCGCTATTACGCCGCCGGGGCCACAGCGCTTGCAAACCCGGCCCGTGGCACATTTGCCTGCATCAGCCCGTGGAACTTCCCCTTGGCCATCTTCTGCGGCCAGATCGGTGCTGCCCTTGCCGCTGGCAATGCCGTGCTGGCGAAACCGGCTGAACAGACCCCCCTGATCGCCACGCTGGCGATTGACCATCTTCACGCCGCAGGTGTCCCGAAGACTGCGCTGCAACTTCTTCCCGGGGATGGCAGCATCGGTGCTGCCCTGACGCGTGACAGTCGCGTCAACGGTGTCGCCTTCACCGGATCGACGGCCACGGCGCAGGCCATTCGGCGCAGCATGGCCGACCATCTTGATCCCACAGCCCCCCTTATCGCCGAAACCGGTGGCCTGAACGCCATGCTGGTGGACAGCACCGCCCTGCCGGAACAGGCCGTCCGCGACATCCTTGCCTCCAGCTTCCAATCGGCAGGCCAACGCTGCTCGGCCCTGCGCTGTCTCTATGTTCAAGAGGACGTGGCCGACACGGTCACCGAAATGCTGTTCGGCGCGATGGACGACCTTGCTCTTGGCGATCCGTGGCACCTTGCCACCGACGTGGGCCCGGTGATCGACGCTGAAGCGCAGGCTGGCATCCGGTCATACATCGACGCTGCCCGAAGTGAGGGCCGCATCCTGAAGGAACTGGCCGCGCCGGGGCAGGGCACCTTCATCGCCCCCACCGTCCTGTCCGTTGGCGGCATTGCCGACATGCCCCGCGAAATCTTTGGCCCGGTGCTGCACATCGCCACCTTCAAGGCCCAGCAGATTGATGCGGTGGTCGAGGCGATCAACGCCACCGGCTACGGGCTGACCTTCGGCCTGCACTCCCGCATTGACGATCGGGTGCAACGCATTGTCGACGGGCTCCACATGGGCAACACCTATGTCAACCGCAACCAGATTGGCGCGGTTGTCGGCAGCCAACCCTTTGGCGGTGAGGGGCTGTCCGGAACCGGGCCAAAGGCGGGGGGCCCGCACTACCTTGGCCGCTTCACCATAGCCCCGACGCCGGAAGCCGCCCCCAGCGATGCAACGACGACCGTGAAAGACATTGCCATGGCGCTTGCCGCGCCGCAGCCTGCGCTTGCCCCGGTCGTCTGCGACCTTCCCGGCCCGACCGGCGAATCGAATCGCCTGATGCTGACCCCTCGTGCGCCCCTCCTCTGCCTTGGCCCGGGGCGCGAGGCCGCGCTTGAACAGGCGGCAGAGGTCCGGAGATTGGGTGGTCACGCCGTCGAAGCCCCCGGCCTTGCACCCGAAGCGCTGGCCACACTCCACGGGTTTTCCGGTGCGCTCTGGTGGGGCGATACAGATGCGGGCCGGGCCTATGCGCGGTCGCTGGCAAGCCGCGCGGGCGCGATCCTGCCCCTGATCGGCGCCCCCGACACAGGCCATGTCAGCCTTGAGCGCCACCTTTGCATCGACACCACCGCCTCAGGCGGCAACGCGCAGCTTTTGGCCGCTGTCGCTGATGCTTGA